The Deinococcus koreensis genome window below encodes:
- a CDS encoding S4 domain-containing protein: MKQKLATLVAQARGGRVIRTEFVDANEIDRRLLNEDDLRHKIAGGFPDARRVVLTLHPAHIPEVDAGVSVFRVTLDDGGPAWDAQDFLVQLRRLDLAEDQLGDVREERGDFLIAASGKAAQALETLSELGGRPVQVEELGESAGRGSKLREVVVPSMRVDVVGAKGFGVSRAYFQQGIDGGKVRLNGAPARASSEIREGDSLSADGLGRIDFKRVVNETRRGNYKVELDVHK; the protein is encoded by the coding sequence ATGAAACAGAAGCTCGCCACCCTGGTCGCGCAAGCCCGTGGAGGCCGGGTGATCCGCACGGAGTTCGTCGACGCGAACGAGATCGACCGCCGCCTCCTGAATGAGGACGACCTGCGCCACAAGATCGCCGGCGGCTTCCCCGATGCCCGGCGCGTCGTGCTGACCCTGCACCCCGCCCATATTCCGGAGGTCGATGCCGGCGTCTCGGTGTTCCGCGTGACGCTCGATGACGGCGGCCCGGCCTGGGACGCGCAGGACTTCCTGGTGCAGCTGCGGCGTCTGGATCTGGCCGAGGATCAGCTGGGCGACGTGCGCGAGGAGCGCGGCGACTTCCTGATCGCCGCGAGCGGCAAGGCGGCGCAGGCGCTGGAGACCCTGAGCGAGCTGGGCGGCCGTCCCGTGCAGGTCGAGGAACTGGGCGAGAGCGCCGGCAGGGGCTCCAAGCTGCGCGAGGTCGTGGTGCCCTCCATGCGCGTGGACGTGGTGGGCGCCAAGGGCTTCGGGGTCAGCCGGGCGTATTTCCAGCAGGGTATCGACGGCGGCAAGGTGCGCCTCAACGGCGCCCCCGCGCGGGCCAGCAGCGAGATCCGCGAGGGCGACAGCCTCTCGGCCGACGGGCTGGGCCGCATCGACTTCAAGCGCGTGGTGAACGAGACCCGGCGCGGCAACTACAAGGTCGAACTCGACGTTCACAAATGA
- a CDS encoding homoserine dehydrogenase has translation MRTVTVGVLGSGTVGQDVLNLIQRRQSVFTDLGVRIEIAGVLVRDVTRVRSIPPGTRVTDTCDFLQECNVVVECMGGIDRPLEILRPYLRSGRPVITANKALLAERWDELRPYAQDGRLYYEASVMAGTPVIGPMSTVLRASTFTRLQAILNGTCNFVLGQMEAGKDYAQALAEAQALGYAEDPPTLDVGGFDTAHKLAVLARFSADGDFPYSAVQIQGIEGVTPEDIEDARGHGERIKLVAELEKDGHGWKATVAPRRLPNDHPLCTAGASRNALVYEGEECGTLIFAGGGAGGMVTASAMVGDLLDYLLGFPGHVPLH, from the coding sequence ATGAGAACCGTCACTGTGGGCGTCCTGGGCAGCGGCACCGTGGGCCAGGACGTCCTGAACCTGATCCAGCGGCGCCAGAGCGTCTTCACCGACCTGGGCGTGCGGATCGAGATCGCGGGCGTGCTGGTGCGCGACGTGACCAGGGTGCGCTCCATCCCCCCGGGCACCCGCGTCACCGACACCTGCGACTTCCTGCAGGAATGCAACGTGGTGGTCGAGTGCATGGGCGGCATCGACCGGCCGCTGGAGATCCTGCGCCCCTACCTGAGAAGCGGGCGCCCGGTCATCACCGCCAACAAGGCCCTGCTCGCCGAGCGCTGGGACGAGCTGCGCCCCTACGCCCAGGATGGCCGCCTGTACTACGAGGCCAGCGTCATGGCCGGCACCCCGGTCATCGGCCCCATGAGCACCGTACTGCGCGCCAGCACGTTTACCCGGCTGCAGGCCATCCTGAACGGCACCTGCAACTTCGTCCTGGGCCAGATGGAGGCGGGCAAGGACTACGCGCAGGCGCTGGCGGAGGCGCAGGCCCTGGGCTACGCCGAAGACCCGCCCACCCTGGATGTCGGCGGCTTCGACACCGCCCACAAACTCGCCGTGCTGGCCCGCTTCAGCGCCGACGGCGACTTCCCCTACAGCGCCGTGCAGATTCAGGGCATCGAGGGCGTCACGCCGGAGGACATCGAGGACGCCCGGGGGCACGGGGAGCGCATCAAGCTGGTGGCGGAGTTGGAGAAGGATGGACACGGATGGAAGGCCACCGTGGCGCCCCGGCGGCTGCCGAACGACCATCCGCTGTGTACCGCCGGGGCCAGCCGCAACGCGCTTGTTTACGAGGGCGAGGAATGCGGCACCCTGATCTTCGCGGGCGGCGGGGCGGGGGGGATGGTGACGGCCTCGGCGATGGTGGGGGATTTGCTGGACTATCTGCTCGGGTTTCCTGGGCATGTTCCGCTGCATTGA
- the prfA gene encoding peptide chain release factor 1 encodes MSSRLDELASEFGLVERSLGDPAALADSREYARLTRRHRELLPLVTLLRERDALAADLAGARELLADSDMRELAAGEVTAITARLSEIEAELEVLLLPTDPDDAKNVILELRAGAGGAEAGLFVTDLLRLYTRYAEGAGLKVSVLDANESDLGGASKVVAEVSGEFAFRALKWERGVHRVQRVPATESQGRIHTSTATVAVLPEAEPDEVHLNLAEVRIDVYRSQGAGGQGVNTTDSAVRAVYRAGTPDEIVVICQDGRSQIKNREKALQVLASRLAERERAARDAQERSERASQVGSGDRSEKIRTYNYPQNRVTDHRLEGDDKNHPLDSVMSGALSPIVAALARAERERQLIAVSREGQDGAA; translated from the coding sequence ATGAGTTCGCGCCTGGACGAACTGGCCTCGGAGTTCGGGCTGGTCGAGCGCTCGCTGGGTGATCCGGCGGCGCTGGCCGACTCGCGCGAATACGCCCGCCTGACCCGCCGGCACCGCGAACTGCTGCCCCTGGTGACCCTGCTGCGCGAGCGGGATGCCCTGGCGGCCGACCTGGCGGGGGCCCGCGAACTGCTGGCCGACTCCGACATGCGCGAGCTGGCCGCCGGGGAGGTCACGGCCATCACGGCGCGGCTCTCGGAGATCGAGGCCGAGCTGGAAGTGCTGCTGCTGCCCACGGATCCGGACGACGCCAAGAACGTGATTCTGGAGCTGCGGGCGGGGGCGGGCGGCGCCGAGGCCGGGCTGTTCGTGACCGACCTGCTGCGCCTCTACACCCGCTACGCCGAGGGCGCCGGCCTGAAGGTCAGCGTACTGGACGCCAACGAGTCCGACCTGGGGGGAGCGAGCAAGGTCGTCGCGGAGGTCAGTGGCGAGTTCGCCTTCCGGGCGCTGAAGTGGGAACGCGGGGTGCACCGGGTGCAGCGCGTGCCCGCCACCGAATCGCAGGGCCGTATCCACACCTCCACGGCGACCGTGGCGGTGCTCCCCGAGGCCGAGCCGGACGAGGTGCACCTGAATCTGGCCGAGGTACGCATCGACGTCTACCGCTCGCAGGGGGCGGGGGGCCAGGGCGTGAACACCACCGACTCCGCCGTGCGCGCGGTCTACCGGGCGGGCACACCCGACGAGATCGTGGTGATCTGCCAGGACGGAAGATCGCAGATCAAGAACCGCGAGAAGGCGCTGCAGGTGCTGGCCTCTCGCCTGGCCGAGCGGGAACGGGCCGCCCGCGACGCGCAGGAGCGCAGCGAGCGCGCCTCGCAGGTGGGCTCCGGCGACCGCTCGGAGAAGATCCGCACCTACAACTACCCCCAGAACCGCGTGACCGACCACCGGCTGGAGGGCGACGACAAGAACCACCCGCTCGACAGCGTGATGTCCGGCGCCCTGAGCCCCATCGTGGCCGCCCTGGCGCGGGCAGAACGCGAGCGGCAGCTGATCGCCGTGAGCCGGGAGGGGCAAGATGGCGCGGCGTGA
- a CDS encoding NUDIX hydrolase, translating to MARRDLLVAAGILRDRFGRVLLVGNDWQGHGRVRHTLPGGVVEPGETLPEALYREIFEETGLKLTGIKHMAYTVHIEDERRGERAIAVAFEATWDGLLNPADPDGFIVEARFCTPEEALEKLESPPMREPLSDFLTTGEPGRFYAFKGWDGRGGLRIPGLK from the coding sequence ATGGCGCGGCGTGACCTGCTGGTCGCGGCGGGCATCCTGCGCGACCGTTTCGGGCGGGTGCTGCTGGTGGGCAACGACTGGCAGGGCCACGGGCGCGTGCGCCACACCCTGCCGGGCGGCGTGGTGGAACCCGGCGAGACCCTGCCCGAGGCGCTCTACCGCGAGATCTTCGAGGAGACGGGCCTCAAGCTGACCGGGATCAAGCACATGGCCTACACCGTGCACATCGAGGACGAGCGCCGGGGCGAGCGGGCCATCGCGGTGGCCTTCGAGGCGACCTGGGACGGCCTGCTCAACCCCGCCGACCCCGACGGCTTCATCGTGGAGGCGCGCTTCTGCACGCCCGAGGAGGCGCTGGAGAAACTGGAGTCGCCCCCCATGCGCGAGCCCCTGAGCGACTTCCTGACCACTGGCGAGCCGGGGCGCTTCTACGCCTTCAAGGGCTGGGACGGCCGGGGAGGCCTGAGGATTCCGGGCCTGAAGTGA
- a CDS encoding adenine nucleotide alpha hydrolase yields MTSWSGGKDSALAYHRATRAGGRPLAILTVLDENGERTRSHGLRPEVMRAQADALGVPLWTARASWAAYEAEFTALLARAARAGASRAVFGDIDLQAHRDWEEGVCARAGLEPHLPLWLEDRRPLVDDLLRLGFRALIVAVREDALPTDLLGRELDAPLVREIEALGADACGENGEYHTVLVNGPDFRNPLNLVPGPAGIHHTGEGSLRVATLDLVLA; encoded by the coding sequence GTGACCTCCTGGAGCGGCGGCAAGGACAGCGCCCTGGCGTATCACCGCGCCACGCGCGCCGGAGGTCGGCCGCTGGCGATCCTGACCGTGCTGGATGAGAACGGAGAGCGCACCCGCTCGCACGGCCTGCGCCCGGAGGTCATGCGAGCGCAGGCCGACGCGCTGGGCGTGCCGCTGTGGACAGCGCGGGCGAGCTGGGCCGCCTACGAGGCCGAGTTCACGGCGCTGCTGGCGCGGGCCGCCCGGGCAGGGGCGTCGAGAGCGGTCTTTGGGGACATCGACCTGCAGGCCCACCGCGACTGGGAGGAGGGGGTGTGCGCCCGCGCCGGTCTGGAACCGCACCTTCCCCTCTGGCTGGAGGATCGCCGCCCGCTGGTGGACGACCTGCTGCGTCTGGGCTTCCGCGCATTGATCGTCGCCGTGCGCGAGGACGCCCTGCCCACTGACCTCCTGGGCCGCGAGTTGGACGCCCCTCTGGTGCGCGAGATCGAGGCGCTGGGGGCCGACGCCTGCGGTGAAAACGGCGAGTATCACACGGTGTTGGTGAACGGCCCGGATTTCAGGAACCCACTGAACCTCGTCCCCGGCCCAGCGGGCATCCACCACACGGGCGAGGGTTCTCTGCGCGTGGCGACGCTGGATCTGGTACTGGCGTAG
- a CDS encoding transcription elongation factor GreA: protein MTNDRIPMTQRGYDKLAETLHTLKTTRREQISENMGRAIADGDLRESAAYDEARMEQSENESRISALEEQLHRAIVVEEDATGGAGLGARIRVKDGKGQERQFELVGTYEVDVLKGKVSDASPIGKALSGKHAGDVVEVPGPKGTTKFEIVAVEYD from the coding sequence ATGACCAACGACCGCATTCCCATGACCCAACGGGGGTATGACAAACTGGCGGAAACCCTGCATACCCTGAAAACCACGCGCCGCGAGCAGATCAGCGAGAACATGGGCCGCGCCATCGCCGACGGCGACCTGCGGGAAAGTGCCGCCTACGACGAAGCCCGCATGGAGCAGAGCGAGAACGAGTCGCGCATCTCCGCCCTGGAGGAGCAGCTCCACCGCGCCATCGTGGTCGAGGAGGACGCCACCGGCGGGGCCGGCCTGGGCGCCCGTATCCGCGTGAAGGACGGCAAGGGCCAGGAACGCCAGTTCGAGCTGGTCGGCACCTACGAGGTCGATGTCCTGAAGGGCAAGGTCAGCGACGCCTCGCCCATCGGCAAGGCCCTGAGCGGCAAGCACGCCGGCGACGTGGTCGAGGTTCCCGGCCCCAAGGGCACCACGAAGTTCGAGATCGTGGCTGTCGAATACGACTGA
- a CDS encoding phosphohydrolase: MSDDPRPPGPERRQNPDDQPRPDRPARRQSDQKFKLSVQGGAVQDVEGRHSELPATGEHGKRVVEFTTPRAKLIEEASLAIRADLAEFPKALAAYEALRSDPEALAHWDMSNYITMRKLGYNDHGRVHSFITGAASLAITELLLDAGVKPDLMESGVGDADDVYLTVILGTMLHDIGNQIHRVGHEAHGVTLALPILDRIMGPLYPDVFKRTKVRSFILGSINSHDLNPPPLTLEAGITAVADGTDITKGRGRKAFSLGSVDIHSISALAVDEVVIEKGRTMPVLINVTMNNSGGIFQVEEVLAPKVIRTPMRRYVELRATTRPEGDEQILSRVRLEGDHFVMDLEDGERVQVEVKDSQKKAQQAVVENLGIGGQRS; the protein is encoded by the coding sequence ATGAGCGACGACCCGCGCCCACCGGGCCCCGAGCGGCGCCAGAACCCGGACGATCAGCCCCGGCCCGACCGGCCCGCCCGGCGCCAGAGCGACCAGAAGTTCAAGCTCAGCGTGCAGGGCGGCGCCGTGCAGGACGTCGAGGGCCGCCACAGCGAGCTGCCGGCGACGGGCGAGCACGGGAAACGCGTCGTCGAGTTCACCACGCCGCGGGCCAAGCTCATCGAGGAGGCCAGTCTCGCCATCCGCGCCGATCTGGCCGAGTTCCCGAAAGCCCTGGCCGCCTATGAGGCCCTGCGCAGCGACCCCGAGGCTCTGGCCCACTGGGACATGTCCAACTACATCACCATGCGCAAGCTGGGGTACAACGACCACGGCCGCGTGCACTCCTTCATCACCGGGGCGGCCAGCCTGGCGATCACGGAGCTGCTGCTGGACGCCGGCGTGAAGCCCGACCTGATGGAGTCCGGCGTGGGCGACGCCGACGACGTGTACCTGACCGTGATCCTGGGCACCATGCTGCACGACATCGGCAACCAGATCCACCGCGTCGGGCACGAGGCGCACGGGGTCACGCTGGCGCTGCCGATCCTCGACCGGATCATGGGGCCGCTGTATCCCGACGTGTTCAAGCGCACCAAGGTTCGCTCGTTCATCCTGGGCTCGATCAATTCCCACGACCTCAACCCCCCGCCGCTGACCCTGGAGGCCGGCATCACCGCCGTGGCCGACGGCACCGACATCACCAAGGGACGCGGGCGCAAGGCCTTCTCGCTGGGTTCGGTGGACATCCATTCCATCTCCGCGCTGGCGGTCGATGAGGTCGTGATCGAGAAGGGCCGCACCATGCCCGTGCTCATCAACGTGACCATGAACAACTCGGGCGGCATCTTCCAGGTCGAGGAGGTGCTGGCCCCCAAGGTGATCCGCACGCCCATGCGCCGCTACGTGGAACTGCGCGCCACGACCCGCCCCGAGGGCGACGAACAGATCCTCTCCCGCGTGCGTCTGGAGGGTGACCATTTCGTGATGGATCTCGAAGACGGCGAACGCGTGCAGGTCGAGGTCAAGGACAGCCAGAAGAAGGCGCAGCAGGCGGTCGTGGAGAACCTGGGGATCGGCGGGCAGCGGAGTTAG
- a CDS encoding enoyl-CoA hydratase/isomerase family protein produces the protein MTQLDELEFNTVQIDQHGPIAVLTISRPGALNALNAETLSEIARAVDLIVEDAEVGVLIITGAGEKAFVAGADISEFTQVQSVYDGRELALSGQDVMSRIAGLPIPTIAAVNGYALGGGLELALACDVRVAAGTARLGLPEVGLGLLPGFGGTQRLARLIGAGRALDMMLTARQVPAEEALGMGLVNYVADDALTRAREVAELMLRNAPIALSLVKEAVRRGLDTSLEAGLEIEADMFGLATATADFKEGVDAFLNKRRPAFQGE, from the coding sequence ATGACGCAGCTCGACGAACTGGAATTCAACACCGTCCAGATTGACCAGCATGGCCCCATCGCGGTGCTGACCATCAGCCGCCCCGGCGCCCTGAACGCCCTGAACGCCGAGACCCTCAGCGAGATCGCCCGGGCCGTCGACCTGATCGTGGAGGACGCCGAGGTCGGCGTGCTGATCATCACGGGCGCCGGCGAGAAGGCCTTCGTGGCCGGCGCCGACATCAGCGAGTTCACTCAGGTGCAGAGCGTCTACGACGGCCGCGAGCTGGCGCTCTCGGGCCAGGACGTGATGTCGCGGATCGCGGGCCTGCCCATCCCGACCATCGCGGCCGTGAACGGCTACGCGCTGGGCGGCGGTCTGGAACTGGCGCTGGCCTGCGACGTGCGCGTGGCCGCCGGCACGGCCCGCCTGGGCCTGCCCGAGGTCGGGCTGGGCCTGCTGCCCGGCTTCGGCGGCACCCAGCGCCTCGCGCGCCTGATCGGGGCGGGCCGCGCCCTGGACATGATGCTCACGGCCCGCCAGGTGCCCGCCGAGGAGGCCCTGGGCATGGGTCTGGTCAACTACGTGGCCGACGACGCCCTGACCAGGGCGCGCGAGGTGGCCGAACTGATGCTCCGGAACGCGCCGATTGCCCTCTCGCTGGTGAAGGAAGCCGTGCGTCGCGGTCTGGACACCAGCCTGGAGGCGGGCCTGGAGATCGAGGCCGACATGTTCGGGCTGGCGACCGCCACCGCCGACTTCAAGGAGGGTGTGGACGCCTTCCTGAACAAGCGGCGTCCGGCCTTCCAGGGGGAGTAG
- a CDS encoding purine-nucleoside phosphorylase: MNQIHVRAQPGEVAPYVLLPGDPNRARLIAETYLQGAREYTSHRQLLGFTGTYQGVPVSVQTTGMGCPSAAIVAEELSRLGAKTLIRVGTLGGATPKVAPADLVIATAAVPNDGTTRQLLGGAPYAPAASFEVVEAAVQAARRLEAPHHVGLVMTEDAFYASTPEHARLWASRGVLGFEMEASAIFLVAAQRGLRAGCLTACSNDIGDPQLVPDDVLAAGVDRMVRVALEAIVALASAPSSGPVSG, from the coding sequence ATGAACCAGATCCACGTTCGGGCCCAGCCGGGAGAGGTCGCGCCGTATGTGCTGCTGCCCGGAGACCCCAACCGCGCCCGCCTGATCGCCGAAACCTACCTGCAGGGCGCGCGTGAGTACACCAGCCACCGCCAGCTGCTGGGCTTCACCGGCACCTACCAGGGGGTGCCCGTCAGCGTGCAGACCACCGGCATGGGCTGTCCCAGCGCCGCCATCGTGGCCGAGGAACTCTCACGGCTGGGCGCGAAGACCCTGATCCGGGTGGGCACCCTGGGCGGCGCCACCCCGAAGGTCGCCCCGGCGGATCTGGTGATCGCCACCGCCGCCGTGCCCAACGACGGCACCACCCGGCAGCTGCTGGGCGGGGCGCCCTACGCCCCCGCCGCCAGCTTCGAGGTCGTGGAGGCCGCCGTGCAGGCCGCCCGCCGCCTGGAGGCCCCGCACCACGTCGGGCTGGTCATGACCGAGGACGCCTTTTACGCGAGCACGCCCGAGCACGCCCGGCTGTGGGCCTCGCGCGGGGTGCTGGGCTTCGAGATGGAGGCCAGCGCGATCTTTCTGGTGGCCGCCCAGCGTGGCCTGCGCGCCGGCTGCCTGACCGCCTGCTCCAACGATATCGGCGACCCGCAGCTGGTGCCAGACGACGTGCTGGCGGCCGGCGTCGACCGCATGGTCAGGGTGGCGCTGGAGGCCATCGTGGCCCTGGCTTCCGCCCCCTCATCCGGCCCCGTGTCAGGATGA